One part of the Bacillus sp. FJAT-45350 genome encodes these proteins:
- a CDS encoding enoyl-CoA hydratase/isomerase family protein — protein MGKVELTRESGIAWVTLNRPDKRNAIDFEVMELLHQVLTEVEENDDDKILVIRGAGDQAFCSGGDLSIFHNLHTKEQAQEMLSKMGEVLFRLFFFPKPTVAVINGSAVGGGCEIASACDFRIAAPHVKIGFVQGTLGITTGWGGATMLLQRLNQVEAMEMLLSCKRYSADEARDIGFIHRVMYEADFSKGCCNWLSSFTKQSGGVLKAYKHRWCDQFDKEDIKRRMAKEIDECSTLWASDEHHEAVQRFLAK, from the coding sequence ATGGGTAAAGTGGAGTTAACGAGAGAGTCAGGAATTGCATGGGTAACATTAAATCGTCCTGATAAGCGAAATGCGATTGATTTTGAAGTGATGGAGCTATTACATCAGGTATTAACTGAGGTAGAAGAGAATGATGATGATAAAATCCTTGTTATTCGTGGAGCGGGGGATCAAGCCTTCTGTTCAGGGGGGGATTTATCAATTTTTCACAACCTACATACGAAGGAACAAGCACAGGAAATGCTATCGAAAATGGGGGAAGTGTTGTTTCGATTATTTTTCTTTCCAAAGCCAACGGTAGCAGTTATAAATGGTTCCGCTGTCGGAGGTGGCTGTGAGATTGCCTCAGCATGTGATTTTCGAATTGCAGCACCACATGTGAAGATAGGATTTGTTCAAGGTACACTTGGGATTACGACTGGGTGGGGTGGTGCAACGATGCTTCTTCAAAGGTTGAATCAAGTGGAAGCAATGGAAATGCTACTAAGTTGTAAACGATATAGCGCTGATGAAGCGAGAGATATTGGATTTATTCATCGTGTAATGTATGAAGCTGATTTTTCTAAAGGATGTTGTAATTGGCTATCATCATTTACAAAACAAAGTGGTGGTGTACTAAAGGCTTATAAACACCGTTGGTGTGACCAATTTGATAAAGAGGATATAAAAAGAAGAATGGCTAAGGAAATTGATGAGTGTTCCACATTATGGGCTTCTGATGAACATCATGAGGCCGTACAACGATTTTTAGCTAAATAA
- a CDS encoding RsfA family transcriptional regulator: MSVIRQDAWSSDEDLILAEVVLRHIREGSTQLAAFEEVGERLSRTSAACGFRWNSAIRKKYDAAIALAKKQRKKGKSNQPEEQEQVYHVTEVEFAEEQYVQGEEKLVIPANEKAVAELTDEVTEEEQSTLSISDVIAFLKQHESSLSNRSKVERENESLKKENKELQKRVDVLKKDVEKLRKDKEIVNEDYRALIGIMERARKMSILVDEPKERTNAESR; the protein is encoded by the coding sequence ATGTCTGTAATAAGACAAGATGCTTGGAGTAGTGATGAAGACTTAATTTTAGCTGAAGTGGTGTTAAGACATATAAGAGAAGGTAGTACACAGTTGGCTGCTTTTGAGGAGGTTGGTGAGCGACTTTCAAGAACTTCGGCTGCTTGTGGCTTCAGATGGAACTCAGCTATTCGAAAAAAATATGATGCAGCGATAGCTTTAGCTAAAAAGCAACGAAAGAAAGGGAAATCAAATCAACCTGAAGAACAAGAACAGGTTTATCATGTTACGGAAGTTGAGTTTGCTGAAGAGCAATATGTTCAAGGTGAGGAAAAGCTTGTAATTCCAGCTAATGAAAAGGCTGTTGCTGAATTAACAGATGAAGTTACAGAGGAAGAACAAAGCACTCTTTCAATTTCAGATGTTATTGCGTTCTTAAAGCAGCACGAATCTAGTTTGTCTAACCGCTCAAAGGTTGAAAGAGAAAATGAGAGTCTTAAAAAGGAAAATAAAGAACTGCAAAAAAGGGTAGATGTTTTAAAGAAAGATGTTGAGAAATTAAGAAAAGATAAAGAAATCGTTAACGAAGATTATCGGGCGTTAATTGGAATAATGGAGCGTGCAAGAAAAATGTCCATTTTAGTGGATGAACCAAAAGAAAGAACGAATGCTGAGTCAAGATAA
- a CDS encoding N-acetyltransferase codes for MDIPVVKRLLTNYKTLEEFQNFREYGAAELSMKEDLQANIIENDSESPFYGIYYGNKLIARMSLYRIEGKYDLYFDPPQDYLELWKLEVLEPYRSKGYGVALVDYAKSFNLPIKTNARQRSDDFWNKMGFEAATYEEGRDRGENPFVWYPQGVKEQTHDE; via the coding sequence ATGGATATACCAGTAGTAAAGCGCTTATTAACGAATTATAAAACGCTAGAAGAGTTTCAAAATTTCAGAGAATATGGTGCTGCCGAGCTCTCGATGAAAGAGGATCTGCAAGCTAACATAATTGAAAATGACAGCGAATCGCCATTCTACGGTATTTATTATGGCAACAAATTAATTGCAAGAATGAGTTTATATCGTATTGAGGGGAAATATGATTTATACTTCGATCCTCCACAGGATTATTTAGAACTATGGAAGCTAGAGGTATTAGAACCTTACCGTTCGAAAGGATATGGAGTAGCATTAGTAGACTACGCAAAGAGCTTTAATTTACCAATAAAAACAAACGCAAGACAACGTTCTGATGATTTCTGGAACAAGATGGGATTCGAAGCCGCCACTTATGAAGAAGGACGAGATAGAGGAGAAAATCCATTCGTTTGGTATCCTCAAGGAGTTAAAGAACAAACGCATGACGAGTAA
- a CDS encoding 2-dehydropantoate 2-reductase encodes MKVAVIGAGAVGMLVAAYLKKEALDVTILTRGEKLSRELTEKGVTLTVGDISSTVEMKAEKFVAKDIHTYDLIFLAVKQYHLPELMSELNVLEESKLPAFVFLQNGMGHLTLLKEFKGLTSYIGIVEHGVLKRSPYEVVHTGIGQIKFGVYSGQVDVLEKLTALIHNVNFKMEIASEWLDIMTRKLVVNACINPLTALFRVENGKLRENPYFLKLMRYLFDEATETLEYMEKDLLWEEVLRICLATGKNRSSMLRDIESYNPTEIEAISGYVLANRKIDLPYTTFVYESIKGIEREGEGVCE; translated from the coding sequence GTGAAAGTAGCAGTTATTGGTGCAGGGGCAGTAGGGATGTTGGTTGCTGCTTATTTAAAAAAAGAGGCATTGGATGTAACGATTTTAACAAGAGGTGAAAAGCTGTCGAGAGAGTTAACTGAAAAGGGAGTAACCTTAACGGTCGGTGATATCTCTTCAACGGTAGAAATGAAGGCTGAGAAATTTGTCGCAAAGGATATTCATACATATGATCTTATTTTCTTAGCCGTTAAACAGTATCATCTTCCAGAACTTATGAGTGAATTGAACGTTCTTGAAGAAAGCAAATTACCAGCCTTTGTTTTTTTACAAAATGGAATGGGACACTTGACGTTGTTGAAGGAATTTAAAGGTTTAACTAGTTACATAGGAATTGTAGAGCATGGAGTATTAAAACGTTCTCCATATGAAGTTGTCCATACAGGTATTGGTCAAATTAAATTCGGTGTTTATAGTGGTCAAGTGGACGTACTAGAGAAGTTAACGGCCTTAATACATAATGTGAACTTCAAAATGGAAATTGCCTCTGAGTGGTTAGATATTATGACACGGAAACTCGTGGTTAATGCTTGTATTAACCCGTTAACAGCGTTATTTCGTGTTGAAAATGGCAAACTCCGTGAGAACCCTTACTTTTTAAAGTTGATGCGATATTTATTTGACGAAGCTACAGAGACGTTAGAGTACATGGAGAAAGACTTGCTCTGGGAGGAAGTACTACGTATTTGTTTAGCTACTGGGAAGAACCGCTCGTCCATGCTACGAGATATTGAAAGTTATAATCCAACGGAGATTGAGGCAATTTCAGGGTATGTACTAGCCAATCGGAAAATTGATTTACCTTATACTACTTTTGTCTATGAAAGTATTAAAGGGATTGAAAGGGAAGGAGAGGGAGTATGTGAGTAG
- a CDS encoding DUF3397 domain-containing protein — protein MSSALAWFLATIITIPLLGWYLAYISHVKLFRKKPQAVRFASDFSTILFIIAVYFIMLEIWERTFLWLILVIIFSVAIIFTFIHWKHKEDIHVVQLLRGIWRFNFLLFIVVYIVLFTYGIITRIIASA, from the coding sequence GTGAGTAGTGCCCTTGCTTGGTTTTTAGCAACTATTATTACAATCCCCTTATTAGGGTGGTATCTTGCCTACATTAGTCACGTTAAATTATTTAGAAAAAAACCTCAAGCGGTTCGTTTTGCTTCAGACTTTTCGACCATACTATTTATCATTGCTGTATATTTTATTATGCTTGAAATTTGGGAACGGACTTTTTTATGGTTAATACTAGTTATTATTTTTTCTGTTGCAATCATTTTTACCTTTATCCATTGGAAGCATAAAGAAGATATTCATGTGGTTCAACTTCTCAGAGGAATATGGAGATTTAACTTTTTATTATTTATTGTTGTATATATTGTTTTATTTACATATGGAATTATTACTCGGATTATTGCAAGTGCTTAA
- the bshC gene encoding bacillithiol biosynthesis cysteine-adding enzyme BshC: MNVKEYILPLTNDIAKGYIQSDEKIASLFDYSLNDEMKFHKRKEDLEKRNFQRQELASVLEKAHKNYKYNTKALEQIERLKDENSLFVVGGQQPGVLTGPLYTIYKAITVIELAKEQESELGVPVIPLFWIAGEDHDFAEIHHIFIQSNSNNNWKKHAISDQSLNKKMLSYLEIEQKDVKQWLEKVFFSYKETAHTKELYNVALELLERSNTFVDFFAELMSWLFKEEGLLLLDSADKNVRQLEKTYFVKMIEQNQQIQEAFIEGVRQIESLGFTSPIELAVENGNLFYVENGKRHRIDREGEHFNTGKRTLSTDELLKIAKESPEYLSNNVVTRPLMQEELLPVLAFVGGPGEIAYWSTLKEVFHLFSYKIPPLIPRIAATIVDRQTEKWLEEYQVSAEEALQGVSQEKNKWYEKQKKWNVEETAILVKEKISAVHREFQDLATAIDPSLEKIALKNYQIIEGQLTYLEKKLEGQIRKQYEVELSHFDLIEMSFSPDGKPQERFFNIFYYLNQYGSDLVPRISSLQLKRNYLHKVIYL; the protein is encoded by the coding sequence ATGAATGTGAAAGAGTATATCCTTCCCCTTACAAATGATATAGCTAAAGGCTATATTCAGTCAGATGAAAAGATTGCGTCTTTATTTGATTACTCACTAAATGACGAGATGAAGTTTCATAAGCGGAAGGAAGATTTAGAAAAAAGAAACTTTCAAAGACAAGAATTAGCAAGTGTCTTAGAGAAAGCACATAAAAATTATAAATACAACACAAAGGCATTGGAACAAATCGAACGATTAAAAGATGAAAATAGCTTATTTGTTGTGGGCGGGCAACAGCCTGGTGTTTTAACAGGACCATTGTATACAATTTATAAAGCGATTACGGTTATTGAACTTGCAAAGGAGCAAGAAAGCGAGTTAGGTGTACCGGTTATCCCTTTGTTCTGGATTGCAGGAGAGGATCATGATTTTGCAGAAATTCATCATATTTTTATCCAATCGAATTCAAACAACAACTGGAAAAAACACGCTATTTCTGATCAATCCCTAAATAAAAAGATGCTCTCATATCTTGAAATAGAACAAAAAGATGTAAAGCAGTGGCTTGAAAAAGTGTTCTTTAGTTATAAAGAAACAGCACATACGAAAGAGCTTTATAACGTGGCACTTGAATTGTTAGAGCGTTCTAACACTTTTGTGGATTTCTTTGCTGAATTGATGAGTTGGTTATTTAAAGAAGAAGGTTTGTTATTGCTTGATTCTGCTGATAAAAATGTAAGGCAGTTAGAAAAAACGTATTTTGTTAAAATGATAGAACAGAATCAACAAATACAAGAGGCTTTTATAGAAGGTGTAAGACAGATTGAATCGCTTGGCTTTACAAGTCCGATCGAGCTCGCAGTGGAGAATGGAAATTTATTTTATGTCGAAAATGGTAAAAGACACCGAATCGATAGAGAAGGGGAACATTTCAATACAGGAAAACGAACATTATCAACTGATGAACTCCTTAAGATAGCAAAGGAATCTCCTGAGTACTTAAGTAATAACGTAGTTACTCGTCCACTAATGCAAGAGGAGCTACTTCCTGTGTTGGCATTCGTTGGTGGTCCAGGTGAAATTGCGTATTGGTCAACCCTTAAAGAAGTGTTTCATTTATTTTCATATAAAATACCACCACTTATCCCTCGTATAGCAGCTACGATAGTAGACAGGCAAACTGAGAAATGGTTAGAGGAATATCAAGTATCTGCTGAAGAGGCTCTGCAAGGAGTTTCTCAGGAGAAAAATAAATGGTATGAAAAGCAAAAAAAATGGAATGTTGAAGAGACAGCCATATTAGTTAAAGAAAAGATTTCAGCGGTGCATCGAGAATTTCAAGACCTTGCTACGGCTATTGATCCGTCTTTAGAAAAAATCGCTTTAAAAAATTACCAAATAATAGAAGGTCAACTTACTTATTTAGAAAAAAAGCTAGAAGGACAAATTCGAAAGCAATATGAAGTTGAACTCTCCCATTTTGATCTTATTGAGATGAGCTTTTCACCAGATGGTAAGCCTCAAGAACGATTTTTCAATATATTTTACTATTTAAATCAATATGGTAGTGATCTTGTACCTAGAATTAGTAGTCTACAACTTAAAAGGAACTATCTACATAAGGTCATCTATTTATAA
- the mraZ gene encoding division/cell wall cluster transcriptional repressor MraZ: MFMGEYRHTVDEKGRMIIPAKFREELGASFVVTRGLDRCLFVYPYDEWKQLESKLKSLPFTKKDARAFTRFFFSGATECDLDKQGRVNISSPLREYAHLEKDCVVIGVSNRVEIWSKTIWEEYFAESEDSFGEIAENLVDFDIDL; encoded by the coding sequence ATGTTTATGGGGGAATATCGGCATACTGTCGATGAAAAAGGAAGGATGATTATACCTGCAAAGTTCAGAGAAGAGCTTGGTGCGTCCTTTGTCGTTACCCGTGGCTTAGATCGCTGTTTATTTGTATATCCCTACGATGAATGGAAGCAATTAGAGTCAAAGCTAAAGTCACTTCCATTTACCAAAAAAGATGCCAGAGCTTTTACTCGATTTTTCTTCTCAGGTGCTACTGAATGCGATTTAGACAAACAGGGGAGAGTAAATATATCTTCACCACTAAGAGAATATGCTCATCTTGAGAAAGACTGTGTTGTTATTGGAGTAAGTAACAGAGTGGAAATATGGAGTAAAACAATCTGGGAAGAGTACTTTGCAGAATCGGAGGATTCTTTTGGAGAGATAGCTGAGAATCTTGTAGATTTTGATATTGATTTGTAA
- the rsmH gene encoding 16S rRNA (cytosine(1402)-N(4))-methyltransferase RsmH, with the protein MFNHITVLKEESVDGLAIKEDGVYVDCTLGGAGHSSLILSKLGENGHLFAFDQDDIALKNAEETLKEYEGKFTLIKSNFRHLKEELANRGITSVDGVLFDLGVSSPQLDEAERGFSYHQDAPLDMRMDQSAELTAYHVVNEWPFAKLVSIISRYGEEKFAKQIARKIEAHREKKPIDTTGELVEIIKEGIPAPARRTGGHPAKRTFQAIRIAVNDELRVFDYALEDAIEITGKGGRICVITFHSLEDRICKDIFKKESRGPDLPPGLPVIPEGYEPKLKLISRKPILPSDNELEENNRSRSAKLRIAEKQ; encoded by the coding sequence ATGTTTAATCATATAACGGTATTGAAGGAAGAGTCTGTAGATGGATTAGCAATTAAAGAGGACGGGGTATATGTTGATTGTACATTAGGTGGGGCAGGACATAGCTCCTTAATCCTTTCAAAGCTTGGAGAGAATGGTCATTTATTTGCCTTTGACCAAGATGATATTGCATTAAAGAATGCCGAAGAGACACTAAAGGAATACGAAGGGAAATTCACGCTAATTAAAAGTAATTTCCGCCATTTAAAAGAGGAACTTGCAAATCGTGGAATTACTTCTGTTGATGGTGTGTTATTTGACCTTGGTGTTTCGTCACCACAATTGGATGAAGCGGAAAGAGGGTTTAGCTATCATCAAGATGCACCACTTGATATGAGAATGGATCAAAGTGCCGAACTAACAGCGTACCACGTTGTAAATGAATGGCCCTTTGCTAAGCTAGTTTCTATTATCTCTAGATATGGCGAAGAGAAATTTGCGAAACAAATCGCAAGAAAGATTGAAGCTCACAGAGAAAAAAAACCGATCGATACAACTGGAGAGCTTGTGGAGATTATTAAAGAAGGGATACCAGCTCCTGCGAGAAGAACAGGTGGTCATCCTGCTAAACGTACGTTCCAAGCAATCCGTATTGCTGTTAATGATGAGCTCCGTGTATTTGATTATGCGCTAGAGGATGCAATTGAAATAACAGGTAAAGGTGGGCGGATTTGTGTTATTACGTTCCACTCTTTAGAAGATAGAATATGTAAGGATATTTTTAAGAAAGAAAGCAGGGGGCCAGATTTACCACCTGGATTACCTGTCATCCCGGAAGGATATGAGCCGAAGCTGAAGTTGATTTCAAGAAAGCCAATCTTACCTTCTGATAATGAGTTAGAGGAAAATAATCGTTCACGTTCAGCAAAATTGAGAATTGCTGAAAAACAATAG
- the ftsL gene encoding cell division protein FtsL, with the protein MSNLARKLESQQVVRKKVQPKQKPALRRVRSTITRGEKAIVGFLLVAGVGLSSFILANYASIYTVNQEIHTLERSIQQQAQVNDGLQLQVVELSAPDRILHIATEKLGMTLDDNKVKVIQN; encoded by the coding sequence ATGAGTAATTTAGCGAGAAAGTTAGAAAGTCAGCAAGTAGTTAGAAAGAAAGTACAACCAAAACAAAAGCCTGCTTTAAGAAGAGTAAGGTCAACGATAACAAGGGGTGAAAAGGCTATTGTTGGATTTTTATTAGTAGCTGGTGTTGGCTTATCTTCATTTATATTAGCTAATTACGCCTCTATTTACACAGTGAATCAAGAAATACATACGTTAGAACGTTCGATACAACAACAAGCACAAGTTAACGATGGTCTACAGCTACAGGTTGTTGAATTAAGTGCCCCTGACCGAATCTTACATATTGCAACTGAGAAACTAGGCATGACCCTTGATGATAATAAAGTAAAGGTTATACAAAACTAG